CCGGCCGTGTCGAGCGGGATGACCTGCGCCTTGTCCGGCCCGAGGTACTTCGCGTACTTCGCGACCTCACGCAGCCCGGCCGGCGTGACGATGTCGGCGTACGTGCGCTTGTCCCCGGCGGCCACGAAGTCGGCCGGCGCGCCGGAGGCCTCGGTCAGCTGAAGCAGCGGCACCCGCACCTGCTTGTGCAGCTCCTTGAGGTTCGCCACCTCGAACGACTGGATGATCACCGGCGCGTCGGCGCGGTTGAGGCCGTTGCGGTTGAGGAACGCGACGAGCTTCGGCTCGGTCGGGTTGCCGATCGAGGAGAAGTACGTGGAGTGCTTCACCTCGGGGTAGGTGCCCAGCGTGCGGTGCAGCTCCTTGCCAAGCCGACGCGTGAGGTCGATGACCTCCTGGTACGTCGCGATCTGGTAGCGGCCGTTGTAGAGCTGGTTGTTCGGGCGGTTCTCCGGGATCCGCTCCTTCGCGCGCAGCGTCTTGAGCTCCGCGAGCGTGAAGTCCTCGGTGAACCAGCCGGTCATCGTCGTGCCGTCGATGACCTTGGTGGTCTTGCGCGAGGCGAACTCCTCGTGGTCCGCCACGTCGGTGGTGCCGCCGATCTCCGGCTCGTGCCGCGCGACGAGCTGGCCGTCCTTGGTCGGCACGAGGTCGACGTCGACGAAGTCCACGCCCATGCGGAACGCGAGCTCGTAGGAGGCGAGCGTGTGCTCCGGGCGGTAGCCGGGCGCGCCCCGGTGTCCGACGATCACGGGGTCATCGTGCCGGTGCGCCGCCGCGCCCGCCACCTGCTGCGGGGCCGCCGTGGCGGGGCCGATCGCCAGGCTCGCGACCCCGAGCAGGGCGAGACCGGACAGGGCGAGCACACCCACGCGTTTGCGCTTCATGGAGGACCTCTCTCTACCGGGCGTCCGTCCTTTAAGACGGATTTGCCACGCTGTGCCGTTAGTTACCAATCCGACCACAGTCACGGCGGAAACCGTCGAAATGCAGCGAAGCCTCCAGTTGGGTGTCCGCCTGCTTTTGGCCGGATTGGTAACGCCGAGCCACCCTCACGGCCGCAAGCGTCCGGCGGGCGGCACAGGACGGACAAGGGGCTGACAACCCGGTAAACGGTGCATGGAATCCGGTTTCGGACAACGCAGCGGAGACCGCTCGCGGACGGCGAAATACCCACGCCGACCTGAGCCCGTTAGGCTGTTCGGCGTGCGCGTACTGGTAATCGGGTCCGGCGCCCGGGAGCATGCACTCGTCCTCGCGGTGTCCGGCGATCCCGCCGTCACCGCGCTCGCCTGCGCGCCCGGCAATGCCGGGACAGCCGCGGTCGCCGAGCAGATGGGTGTCGAACCGGCTGATCCCGAGGCGGTCGCTGCCCTGGCGAGTGAGTGGAAGGCCGACCTCGTGGTGGTCGGCCCCGAGGTTCCGCTGGTCGCGGGCGTCGCCGACGCGGTTCGGAAGGCGGGCATCGCCTGCTTCGGACCGTCGGCCACCGCCGCGCGCATCGAGGGCTCGAAGGCGTTCGCCAAGGACGTGATGGCCGCAGCGAACGTCCCCACCGCGCGCAGCGAGGTCGTGGACACCCCGGCGCGCCTCGACGCCGCGCTGCAGCGCTTCGGCCCCACCTGGGTCGTGAAGGACGACGGCCTCGCGGCCGGCAAGGGCGTGGTCGTCACGCAGGACGTCGAGGTCGCGCGCAAGCACGCCCTGATGCTCCTCGACGGCGGTCACCCCGTCCTCCTGGAGTCCTTTTTGGACGGCCCGGAGGCGTCGCTGTTCTGCTTCGTCGACGGCCGCACCGTGGTCCCGCTGCTGCCCGCGCAGGACTTCAAGCGCGTCGGCGACGACGACGCGGGCCCGAACACCGGCGGCATGGGCGCGTACGCCCCGCTGCCGTGGGCGCCCGAAGGCCTGGTGGACGACGTGGTCGCCCGCATCGTGCAGCCCGTGGTCGACGAGCTCGACGCGCGCGGTGCCACCTTCTCCGGCCTGCTCTACGCAGGCCTCGCGCTGACGTCCGAGGGCCCGCAGGTCATCGAGTTCAACTGCCGTTTCGGCGACCCGGAGACCCAGGTCGTGCTGGCGCTGCTGCGCACGCCGCTGGCCGGCCTGATGCACGCGACGGCCACCGGCAAGCTCGCGAAGCAGCCGCCACTGGAGTGGTCGGGCGGCGCGGCCGTGACGGTCGTGATCGCGGCCGACGGCTACCCCGGCAAGCCGCGCACCGGCGACGTGATCACCGGCGGCGAGACCGAAGGTGTGCTGCACGCGGGCACGCGGCGGCGCGAAGACGGCGCCGTGGTGTCGGCGGGCGGGCGCGTGCTGTCCGTGGTCGGCACGGGCAAGTCGCTCAAGTCGGCGCGCAAGCACGCGTACGAGACGGTGGAGCGCGTGCACCTCGCGGGCTCGCACCACCGCACCGACATCGCGCTCAAGGCGGCCAACGGTGACGTCACCATGCCGGTGAACGCCTGAGTTTTCGCCTCCCGATCACACGGCGGTTGGTAGCCTCGTAGCGAGGCCGAATGGTTACTGTCCGTATCACCGAGGGGGAGCCGTTATGGCGGGAAGCAGTCCGCTGTCCGACCTGGCGTCGTCCGTCCCGGCCGCGCCCGGCGTCGCGGACCTCATCGTGGCGCCGGAGAAGCTGCTGGACGTGGCGAAGGCCGTCGACGAGCAGGCCAACGCGCTCGAGGACAAGCTGCTCACGCGCCTGGGCGAGCTGCGCATCGACACGCCTTCGGCCGACGCGGTGAGCGTGAACTCCGTGGCGGCGTGGAACATGATCGTCGCGGAAGGTGATCACTCCTACGCGGCCGAAGCGCGCGCGTACGTCGCCAACCTGCGCCGCCTCGGCGAGCAGCTGCGGGGCGCGGCGCAGACGTACCAGGCGAGCGAGGACGACAAGGCCGCGGCGTTCGGGGACCGTGGTGCGCACGGCATCCACTAGCGCTCTGTCTTTCAGCGCGGTCGCGGTGCTCGCGCTGGGTGTGGCCGGGTGCTCGTCCGGCGATGCCGGCACGGCGGTGCCGGTGCAGACCGCGGTGAGCTCGGCTTCGCAGGCCGCGAAGGCTTCGCAGCTGCCGCCGCGCCCGGCCGAACTCTCGCTCACCGGCGTGGACCCGTGCGATCTGCTGGGCCAGGCGCAGCTCGACGAGCTGCAGGTCAACGCCGTGCCGCACAAGGCGGCCGACCCGCAGGACGGGCCCACGTGCGTGTTCGACGCCGACAAGACCGAGCCGTTCCACGCCTACCACCTGCGCACCGTCACGGCTGATCTGCAGGAGTGGCTCACCGGCGCGCGGCGGAAGAACAGCATGACCACCGCGCCGTTCGCGGTCGAGGGCTACCCGGCACTCACGAACTACCGCGCGGCCGGCACACCGTCGGACTGCGAGGTGCTCGTCGGCGTCGCGAAGGGGCAGACGCTGGCGGCGCAAGCGTTTGCGGTCACCGCCGGCGCGTTCACCCAGCAGCAGCTGTGCGACCAGGCGACGCAGGCGGCCGACCTGGCGCTG
The sequence above is a segment of the Amycolatopsis sp. 2-15 genome. Coding sequences within it:
- a CDS encoding PE domain-containing protein; its protein translation is MAGSSPLSDLASSVPAAPGVADLIVAPEKLLDVAKAVDEQANALEDKLLTRLGELRIDTPSADAVSVNSVAAWNMIVAEGDHSYAAEARAYVANLRRLGEQLRGAAQTYQASEDDKAAAFGDRGAHGIH
- the purD gene encoding phosphoribosylamine--glycine ligase — encoded protein: MRVLVIGSGAREHALVLAVSGDPAVTALACAPGNAGTAAVAEQMGVEPADPEAVAALASEWKADLVVVGPEVPLVAGVADAVRKAGIACFGPSATAARIEGSKAFAKDVMAAANVPTARSEVVDTPARLDAALQRFGPTWVVKDDGLAAGKGVVVTQDVEVARKHALMLLDGGHPVLLESFLDGPEASLFCFVDGRTVVPLLPAQDFKRVGDDDAGPNTGGMGAYAPLPWAPEGLVDDVVARIVQPVVDELDARGATFSGLLYAGLALTSEGPQVIEFNCRFGDPETQVVLALLRTPLAGLMHATATGKLAKQPPLEWSGGAAVTVVIAADGYPGKPRTGDVITGGETEGVLHAGTRRREDGAVVSAGGRVLSVVGTGKSLKSARKHAYETVERVHLAGSHHRTDIALKAANGDVTMPVNA
- a CDS encoding DUF3558 domain-containing protein, with the translated sequence MLALGVAGCSSGDAGTAVPVQTAVSSASQAAKASQLPPRPAELSLTGVDPCDLLGQAQLDELQVNAVPHKAADPQDGPTCVFDADKTEPFHAYHLRTVTADLQEWLTGARRKNSMTTAPFAVEGYPALTNYRAAGTPSDCEVLVGVAKGQTLAAQAFAVTAGAFTQQQLCDQATQAADLALQYLKTRT
- a CDS encoding glycerophosphodiester phosphodiesterase, whose product is MKRKRVGVLALSGLALLGVASLAIGPATAAPQQVAGAAAHRHDDPVIVGHRGAPGYRPEHTLASYELAFRMGVDFVDVDLVPTKDGQLVARHEPEIGGTTDVADHEEFASRKTTKVIDGTTMTGWFTEDFTLAELKTLRAKERIPENRPNNQLYNGRYQIATYQEVIDLTRRLGKELHRTLGTYPEVKHSTYFSSIGNPTEPKLVAFLNRNGLNRADAPVIIQSFEVANLKELHKQVRVPLLQLTEASGAPADFVAAGDKRTYADIVTPAGLREVAKYAKYLGPDKAQVIPLDTAGNLSKPTSLVADAHRVGLKVQPYTFRNENPFLPANLRSSASPTAFGDVFAEEAAFFKAGVDGFFADQADTALESLHDFLGH